A stretch of the Argentina anserina chromosome 6, drPotAnse1.1, whole genome shotgun sequence genome encodes the following:
- the LOC126799699 gene encoding uncharacterized protein LOC126799699 gives MAFSKSMTLLATLLVLVPLASYALDWSDISPSVATEICKQVECGKGNCSFDASAPMAYTCECEKGWKRTAEGNDDLKFLPCVIPNCSLTYDGCQAPPPVPDYTDVPHNLSVFDPCNWVYCGEGTCVKNSTYLYSPECKCNSGASNLLGVSVFPCYKECTLQPDCAALGIKVANSTSTSTDGTTDSNKATDFMPGKFQLMTIVVVAVGMIL, from the exons atggcTTTCTCTAAATCCATGACCTTGTTAGCTACCCTTCTTGTTCTGGTACCCTTGGCTTCTTACGCTTTGGACTGGTCGGACATTTCTCCTTCTGTTGCCA ctgaaatatgtaaacaagTTGAGTGTGGAAAAGGAAATTGCAGCTTCGACGCTAGTGCTCCAATGGCTTACACCTGCGAGTGCGAAAAAGGATGGAAGCGAACTGCTGAAGGCAACGATGATCTTAAGTTCCTCCCTTGTGTCATCCCTAACT GCTCATTGACTTACGATGGTTGCCAAGCACCCCCTCCAGTTCCTGATTACACAGATGTCCCACACAACTTATCTGTCTTTGATC CTTGCAACTGGGTTTACTGTGGAGAAGGTACCTGCGTCAAGAACTCAACCTATCTATACTCACCAGAGTGTAAATGCAACTCGGGGGCTTCTAATCTTCTTGGTGTCTCTGTATTCCCCTGCTACAAAGAAT GCACACTTCAGCCGGACTGTGCAGCCCTCGGAATCAAAGTTGCGAATTCGACTAGTACCTCTACCGATGGAACGACTGACAGTAACAAAG CTACCGACTTCATGCCAGGCAAATTCCAGTTGATGACTATAGTGGTGGTGGCTGTGGGTATGATTCTGTGA
- the LOC126800136 gene encoding uncharacterized protein LOC126800136 isoform X1 has product MAFSNSMAFLAAVLVLLPMATFAVDLPAISPAAAAEICKQVECGRGTCNYNSSEPLLYTCECETGWKRTTEGNDTLKFLPCVIPDCELDYNCQAPPKVLVNTQIPSNASAFDPCNWVYCGEGTCVKNSTYLYSPQCECNDGADNLLDVSVFPCYSECTLKPDCARLGIEVANSTSSTDGDDSNKGEIDLLKYYSNLIAVDVVILLIRFSFNAMLIKSERSHI; this is encoded by the exons ATGGCTTTCTCCAACTCCATGGCCTTTTTAGCTGCAGTTCTTGTACTACTACCCATGGCAACTTTTGCAGTGGACTTGCCAGCTATATCTCCTGCTGCTGCCG ctgaaatatgtaaacaagTGGAGTGTGGAAGAGGAACATGCAATTATAACTCCAGTGAGCCATTACTCTACACATGTGAGTGCGAAACTGGATGGAAGCGAACCACAGAAGGAAATGATACCCTCAAGTTTCTCCCTTGTGTCATCCCTGACT GTGAACTGGACTACAACTGCCAAGCACCCCCTAAAGTTCTTGTTAACACACAAATTCCAAGCAACGCATCTGCATTTGACC CTTGCAACTGGGTTTACTGCGGAGAAGGGACATGCGTAAAGAACTCTACCTATCTATACTCACCACAGTGTGAATGCAATGACGGGGCAGACAATCTTCTTGACGTCTCAGTATTCCCATGCTACAGTGAAT GCACACTTAAACCCGACTGTGCACGCCTTGGGATAGAAGTTGCAAATTCAACTTCTTCTACTGATGGGGATGACAGTAACAAAGGTGAGATTGATCTCCTAAAATATTACTCCAATTTGATCGCTGTTGATGTAGTTATCTTACTAATTAGATTCAGTTTCAACGCCATGCTAATAAAATCAGAGAGAAGCCACATATAG
- the LOC126800479 gene encoding uncharacterized protein LOC126800479, which yields MEGIMVYCSKCKEYAQHLYCLELSIDEFLSRGRIWYCEECQGLKPATTFYTHDLDDSESMETGEVLQSTPPSAGTSSTTPDGTNKYLKVNKTMKLKKKNKSSQYASADARVLETILEGNDEAKDEGEGSKINCDDGQVAVNDQEKLVLEKDQFDASDDTLDMDEDGHSTHVVAQPVAVPTWKGSLMILNNIDNQTLKFETVSGLAAHLSSIACDKVLEESKFLNTQLVLDLVHRTDVWPKGYDMYEPSDGSIALYFLPDSETNEKTFNNLMVRMMQEDLAMKVDVEKAELLVFTSSMLPEKYQRVDSKMYLWGVFKEKF from the coding sequence ATGGAGGGCATTATGGTCTACTGTAGCAAGTGCAAGGAGTATGCACAGCATTTATATTGCCTTGAACTGTCAATAGATGAGTTTCTTAGTCGTGGACGAATTTGGTACTGTGAAGAATGCCAAGGATTGAAGCCAGCTACCACTTTTTACACTCATGATCTTGATGATTCTGAATCTATGGAGACCGGAGAAGTGCTGCAAAGCACTCCTCCTTCTGCCGGGACAAGTAGTACTACTCCTGATGGTACCAACAAGTACTTGAAGGTCAACAAGACCATgaagctgaagaagaagaataaatcTAGTCAATATGCATCAGCAGATGCAAGGGTGTTAGAGACGATACTTGAAGGTAATGATGAGGCTAAGGATGAGGGTGAGGGCAGCAAAATCAATTGTGATGATGGACAGGTGGCTGTTAATGATCAAGAAAAGCTTGTTCTTGAAAAAGATCAATTTGATGCTTCCGATGACACATTGGATATGGATGAAGATGGTCATTCTACTCATGTTGTTGCGCAACCAGTTGCTGTTCCAACTTGGAAGGGAAGCCTTATGATATTGAACAATATTGACAACCAGACATTGAAATTTGAAACTGTTAGTGGACTTGCTGCTCATCTCTCAAGCATAGCCTGCGATAAAGTGTTGGAGGAGTCAAAATTTCTAAACACACAGCTTGTCCTAGATTTGGTTCATAGGACTGATGTCTGGCCAAAAGGTTACGACATGTATGAACCTAGTGATGGAAGTATTGCCCTTTATTTTCTCCCTGACAGTGAAACAAATGAGAAGACTTTCAACAACTTGATGGTTCGCATGATGCAGGAGGATCTCGCCATGAAAGTTGATGTCGAAAAGGCTGAGCTTTTGGTTTTCACTTCAAGCATGTTACCCGAGAAGTATCAAAGAGTTGATTCGAAGATGTATCTATGGGGAGTCTTCAAGGAAAAGTTCTAA
- the LOC126799148 gene encoding probable ribose-5-phosphate isomerase 3, chloroplastic, translated as MASSLSLISPHTLNLRTPKTLNLRAPRRPMCIKARTVPALTQDDLKKLAADKAVEYVKSGMVLGLGTGSTAAFVVSKLGELLASGELTDIVGVPTSKRTEDQARSLGIPLSVLDDHPRIDLAIDGADEVDPNLDLVKGRGGALLREKMVEAASEKFVVVADETKLVAGLGGSGLAMPVEVVQFCWKYNLIRLQELFKEEGVEAKLRMEGDKPYVTDNFNYIVDLYFKTPIKDGPAAGKEISVLEGVVEHGLFLNMATAVIIAGKEGVDVMKK; from the coding sequence atggcttcctctctctccctcatctCCCCCCACACCCTCAACCTCCGCACCCCCAAAACCCTCAACCTCCGCGCCCCTCGCCGCCCCATGTGCATCAAAGCCCGCACCGTCCCCGCCCTCACTCAAGACGACCTCAAAAAGCTCGCCGCCGACAAAGCCGTCGAGTACGTCAAGTCCGGCATGGTCCTCGGCCTCGGCACCGGCTCCACCGCCGCCTTCGTCGTCTCCAAGCTCGGCGAGCTTCTCGCCTCCGGCGAACTCACTGACATCGTCGGCGTCCCGACCTCAAAACGAACCGAGGACCAAGCCCGCAGCCTCGGCATCCCTCTCTCCGTCCTCGACGACCACCCCAGAATCGACCTCGCCATCGACGGCGCCGACGAGGTCGACCCCAATCTGGACCTGGTCAAAGGCCGCGGCGGCGCGTTGCTGAGGGAGAAGATGGTGGAGGCGGCGTCGGAGAAGTTCGTGGTGGTGGCGGACGAGACGAAGCTGGTGGCAGGTCTTGGAGGCAGTGGGCTGGCAATGCCGGTCGAGGTGGTTCAGTTTTGTTGGAAATATAACCTCATTAGGTTGCAGGAGTTGTTTAAGGAGGAAGGCGTCGAGGCCAAGCTGAGAATGGAGGGTGACAAGCCTTATGTGACTGATAATTTTAACTACATTGTGGATTTGTACTTCAAGACGCCGATCAAAGACGGGCCGGCGGCAGGGAAGGAGATTTCGGTGCTGGAGGGGGTGGTGGAGCATGGGTTGTTCTTGAATATGGCGACCGCGGTGATCATTGCAGGGAAGGAAGGGGTGGATGTGATGAAGAAGTGA
- the LOC126800136 gene encoding uncharacterized protein LOC126800136 isoform X2 produces MAFSNSMAFLAAVLVLLPMATFAVDLPAISPAAAAEICKQVECGRGTCNYNSSEPLLYTCECETGWKRTTEGNDTLKFLPCVIPDCELDYNCQAPPKVLVNTQIPSNASAFDPCNWVYCGEGTCVKNSTYLYSPQCECNDGADNLLDVSVFPCYSECTLKPDCARLGIEVANSTSSTDGDDSNKATEFMPGNFQLMTIVVVSVGMILWK; encoded by the exons ATGGCTTTCTCCAACTCCATGGCCTTTTTAGCTGCAGTTCTTGTACTACTACCCATGGCAACTTTTGCAGTGGACTTGCCAGCTATATCTCCTGCTGCTGCCG ctgaaatatgtaaacaagTGGAGTGTGGAAGAGGAACATGCAATTATAACTCCAGTGAGCCATTACTCTACACATGTGAGTGCGAAACTGGATGGAAGCGAACCACAGAAGGAAATGATACCCTCAAGTTTCTCCCTTGTGTCATCCCTGACT GTGAACTGGACTACAACTGCCAAGCACCCCCTAAAGTTCTTGTTAACACACAAATTCCAAGCAACGCATCTGCATTTGACC CTTGCAACTGGGTTTACTGCGGAGAAGGGACATGCGTAAAGAACTCTACCTATCTATACTCACCACAGTGTGAATGCAATGACGGGGCAGACAATCTTCTTGACGTCTCAGTATTCCCATGCTACAGTGAAT GCACACTTAAACCCGACTGTGCACGCCTTGGGATAGAAGTTGCAAATTCAACTTCTTCTACTGATGGGGATGACAGTAACAAAG CTACTGAGTTTATGCCAGGAAACTTCCAGTTGATGACTATAGTGGTGGTGTCTGTGGGTATGATCCTGTGGAAGTAG
- the LOC126799214 gene encoding PITH domain-containing protein At3g04780, with the protein MSAESASAIQSSQVDLLDFINWSGVECLNQSTSHSVANALKQGYRDDDGLNLESDADEQLLIYIPFLQVIKLHSIVIKGHEEDGPKTVKLFSNKEHMGFSNVNDYPASDTVVLTPDHLKGKPVVLKYVKFQNVRSLTIFIEDNQSDSEVTKVQKIGLVGTTVETTDMKGLKKIEDGH; encoded by the exons ATGTCTGCCGAATCAGCCAGCGCAATTCAGAGTAGCCAA GTTGATCTGTTGGACTTCATAAATTGGTCTGGGGTTGAGTGCCTCAATCAAAGCACCAGTCACTCTGTTGCTAACGCTCTCAAGCAG GGATacagagatgatgatggtttgaATTTAGAGAGTGATGCGGATGAGCAGCTTCTGATCTACATACCTTTTCTTCAAGTCATTAAGCTGCACTCAATTGTCATCAAAGGACATGAAGAGGATG GTCCCAAGACAGTGAAGCTTTTTTCGAACAAGGAGCACATGGGTTTCAG CAATGTCAATGACTACCCTGCAAGTGACACTGTTGTTTTAACCCCTGATCATCTAAAG GGAAAGCCAGTTGTTTTGAAGTATGTCAAATTTCAAAATGTTCGCAG CTTGACAATTTTTATCGAGGATAATCAATCTGATTCAGAAGTCACAAAAGTTCAAAAGATTGGCCTGGTTGGAACAAC GGTGGAAACAACTGACATGAAGGGTTTGAAGAAGATTGAAGATGGACACTGA
- the LOC126800480 gene encoding disease resistance protein RPP2B-like, translated as MQKGARDLRLSFSMTAHTQGLDAMPYSHAPKSHSFLGCVNLDEISRSRIMGEAYSRIMRSTTFNKLDADMYQDLDNYPEARVICPGNEIPKWFSCETAGSSMNIKLPLHWSDDSNFLGIALCSVLPIFAQTNRGCDCEMILKTNNGETRTVNLGFSYLDVSAKLVETDHVVVWYNAYKSTRIPSDHAKLSTVASFHFDTYVGGKKINIVKSCGVCFLYAQPQDDDVLKFEVIPPHQVDTTGASEEVIPPQLVDTTGASEVIPPQLVDTTGASEEVIPPQQVDTTGASEEVIPPQQVDTTGADLLPEHLKATTLVPDVTPFPTDRFMATLTPPIEGYIEKITSEEGCKGSYKYYAAFHLLWLIRKGFWEKLNSHASAFDKQSHVAAEVINEEMRRIGHDVENTSSCSIVIAHIN; from the exons ATGCAGAAGGGTGCACGAGACTTGAGACTGTCATTTTCAATGACTGCACATACACAAGGTTTGGATGCAATGCCTTATTCACATGCTCCCAAATCCCATTCATTTTTGGGTTGCGTTAAtttggatgaaatttcaaGGAGTCGCATAATGGGTGAAGCATACTCCAGAATCATGCGATCGACGACTTTTAATAAACTG GACGCAGATATGTACCAGGACTTAGATAATTATCCTGAAGCACGGGTGATTTGTCCGGGAAATGAAATTCCAAAATGGTTTAGTTGTGAAACGGCGGGATCTTCAATGAATATTAAGCTCCCTCTCCATTGGTCTGATGATTCAAACTTCttgggtattgctctctgctCTGTTTTGCCAATCTTTGCACAAACCAATCGTGGGTGTGACTGTGAGATGATTCTCAAAACCAACAACGGTGAAACCCGTACTGTCAATTTGGGATTTTCATATCTCGATGTTAGTGCCAAGCTGGTCGAAACAGATCACGTGGTGGTGTGGTATAATGCGTATAAAAGTACCAGAATCCCAAGTGATCATGCAAAATTGTCTACGGTAGCCTCTTTTCACTTCGACACATATGTCGGTGGTAAAAAGATAAATATCGTGAAAAGTTGTGGGGTCTGCTTTCTGTATGCCCAACCCCAAGATGATGatgttttgaaatttgaagtCATTCCTCCACACCAAGTTGATACAACTGGTGCATCTGAAGAAGTCATCCCTCCACAGCTAGTAGATACAACTGGTGCATCTGAAGTCATCCCTCCACAGCTAGTTGATACGACCGGTGCATCTGAAGAAGTCATTCCTCCACAGCAAGTTGATACGACCGGTGCATCTGAAGAAGTCATTCCTCCACAGCAAGTTGATACGACTGGTGCAGACT TATTGCCTGAACATTTGAAAGCAACGACTTTGGTGCCCGACGTGACTCCATTTCCTACAGATCGGTTCATGGCAACTCTGACTCCTCCAATTGAAGGCTACATCGAGAAG ATTACCTCAGAAGAAGGTTGCAAGGGATCTTATAAGTATTATGCTGCATTTCATTTGTTATGGCTCATAAGAAAAGGGTTCTGGGAAAAGTTGAACAGCCACGCTAGtgctttt GACAAGCAGTCCCATGTAGCGGCAGAAGTTATCAATGAAGAGATGCGGAGGATCGGGCACGATGTAGAAAACACTAGCTCGTGCTCCATTGTGATTGCACACATTAATTAG